The genomic window AGATCTTGAGGGAGCGGTACGGCTGATCGGCGGGATGGCGAAATCGAAAATGAGACAGTGTTACAGATCCTCGTCCCATTATAGGGAATCCCTCCGGGAAACCGGGATCGCCGGTCGTAGGTCCCGTCGTTTTATGTCGGAAATTCGTTTTTATAAACGTATAAATGCAAACATACAGGCGGCTTGGAAGCTTCGGAAGAAAATCCTTGGAACGAAGTTTGCAATCTCTCGATCATCATTACATCCGGGAATCGGGTTCCCAAGGTTGTGCGACGGGTTGTCGGTTTTTTGCCTCGGGAAGTAATCCAGCAGGGGGGGGAAAAGAGGATGAAAAGGGTTCTGGTTGCGATCACGATCATCGCGGCGGCAGCGGTCACGGCATGGGGCGCCTCGCCCCAGGAAGTCGCGCGGCTGGGGAAGGACCTGAATTACGCGGGAGCCGAGAAGGCGGGGAGCAAGGACGGGTCGATCCCCGCGTGGGAGGGGAAGGACGTTCCCCTGGCGGGGTGGACCGTGGGGAAATACCGCGGCGATTACTGGAAGTTCAAGAACGAAAAGCCGCTGTTCACCATCGATGCCTCCAATGTCGACAAGTACAAGGACAAGTTGAGCCCGGGGCAGGTCCAGTGGGTCAAACAGACCAAGGGGTACAAGATGAACGTGTACCCGTCCCATCGCAATGCCGGCTACCCGGAGTGGATCGAGGCGAACATCCGGAAGAACGCGGCCGGCGCCGCGAAGCTCGCCAAGGGGGGGGGATCCATAGCGGATGCCGCTCTTCCCGGGATCCTGTTCCCGTTCCCGAAGGATGGGGAAGAGATCCTGTGGAATTTCCTGGAGCGCTATAAAGGCGTCGGAGTCCAGTTCCCCAGGACCACCACGGCGGTTTCGCCCCGCCCGGGCAGCACGGAGTGGCTGGATCCTTCGGGTCCGCAGCATACGTTCTACCCCTGGGCGAAAAAGGGAACCACGCGTCCTTCGCAGGTGAACAACCTGAACATGTGCATCGATTTCGGGTACGACACCCCGCCGGCCCTCGCCGGGCAGCGGATCTTCATCTGCGACTACACCGACACCCGGGACCGCGAGTCGTTCTTCTACTTCCCCGGGCAGCGCCGGGTCCGCCGGCTGCCGGCGTACGCCAACGACGCCCCGCAGATCGGCTTCGAGAACCAGTACCCGATCGACACGGCGTGGGTCTACATGGGGAAAGGGGACCGGTACGACTGGAAGATCGTCGGCAAGAAGGAGATGTACGTCCCGTACAACAGCTTCGGGATGTTCGACTTCCGGAAGAAGCTGCACGACGTGCTCCAGCTCAAGCACCTGGCCAACGAGAGCCGCCGCTACGAGCTGCACCGCGTATGGGTGGTGGAAGCGACGTTGAAGAAGGGGGTGCGGCACACGATGCCGCGGCGCGTCTTCTACTTCGACGAGGATACCTACCTGGCGCTGGTGGGGGACATGTACGACGCCAAGGGAGGGCTGTGGAAGGTTTCGGAAAATTACCCGATTCCCATCTGGGAGCTCGGGGGGACGGTCGCCGATTTCCCGTTCGTATCGTACGACCTGACTACCGGGCGATATGTGTGCGACCAGAGCTGCATCGGGACCGGGAAGGACGTGCGTTACTTCGCCGATTCCAACGACCCGCGGTTCAAGATGAACTGGTTCACGGCCGAAAACCTTCGCTCGGTCAGCGAACGGTAGGGGGGAAGCCACCAAATGAAGACGATGTCGAGATCTGCAATCCTCATCGGTGCGATCGCGTTGATGTGCGCGGGGACGGCGCACGCGTTCCAGTTCCAGGCAAGCGACTCCATCAAGGGCAGCCTGGACATGCAGCTGACCCTCGGGGCCGGGATGCGGCTGTTGAACCCGAATCCGGGCATGACCGGGGATCCGACCCGCGGCGGCAGAAACACCGAGCAATGGTCCAACGGGGATGACGGGAACCTGAACTACAAGAAGGGGGACTTCTTCACCACGTACCTCAAGTTCACTCCGGAACTGCTGCTGAAGTTCCCGGACGACTACAAGTTCATGGCCCGGGGGACCGCGCTGTACGATTTCAAGGCGACGGACACCCGGCGCACGGATCTCGCGGACGACGCCAAGGACCAGGCCGCGCGGGACGTGCGGCTCCTGGACCTCTGGGTGAGCAAGGACCTGAACGTCGGCTCCCAGAGGGCCCGCGTGCGCGTCGGCAACCAGGTCATCAGCTGGGGCGAGAGCATCTTCGCGATCGGAGGGATCAACTCCACCAACGCGCTGGATTTCCAGAAGTTCACCACGCCGGGGACCCAGATCAAGGAGGCCGTCATCCCGGCGCCGATCGTCAGCGTCGCCTCCGGGTTGGGAAATGGGGTCAACGCCGAGGTGTATTACCAATTCCGATGGAACCGGAACCGCCTGCCTCCCGTCGGCACCTATTTCTCCGTCGCGGACATCCTGGGGAAGGGCCGGCAGCCGTTCTTCGTCGACGTCAGCGGGGGCCCGGGCACGAGCAACTTCGGCGGACTGGATCTGGCGGCGGGCGGGGTCCCGCTGGACTTCGAAACCGGTATCGGCAACACGCTTCCGGTCCCTTTCCGGGGCGACGTGACGCCGAAGAACAGCGGACAGTACGGCGCCGCGGTGCATTACAAGCCGGAAGGGATCCCCCTGGACATGGGGTTCTACTTCATGAACTACCACGACAAGATGCCGGTCCTGAGCTTGATGAGCGACCTTACCGCCCAGTGGACGTACCTGGAGAACCGGAAGCTGTACGGCGTCAGCGCGAACTTCCCCGTCGGGAACTGGGCGGTGGGCTGGGAACTCTCCTACCGTCCGAAGGACGCCATCGCGCTGTCGAGCTGCTTCGGCACGGGAGGGCCGCTGGACGCGAACATCAACCCGACCTCCGCCGCGGTGGACTGCCCGATGTATATCGACCAGAAGAAGTACCAGATGCACCTGACGGGGATCCTGAGCCTGACCCCGGGCGACCACGGCTGGATGCTGGACCTGCTCCATGCGGACACGGCGACGTTCACCGGCGAGGCCGTGGGGATCCGGTACCCCGGCCTGAGCGCCAACAAGCGGTTCACCCGTGACATCGGCGGGACCACGGTGGTGCAGGTGCCCGCGGCCGGCTACGCGTTCTGGAAAGGCCCCCGCGACGAGGCCGGGTTCGATACCGTGGCAGGCGCCGGCACCGAGAACTCGTTCGGATATACCGTCGATTTCAACTGGGCCTACGACAACCGGATCATCAAGGGATGGACGGTGCTTCCCGGCGTGACCTGGTTCCAGGCCGTCAAGGGCGACACGCCGACGCTCACGGCGAACTACCTGGAAGGCGCCAAGTCGATGAACATCTACTTCCTGTTCAACCAGAACGCGCCGACCCGGTGGCAGGCGGGGCTCAACTACACGAGTTACTGGGGCGGGGGGAGAGACCACCTTCGCCAGCCCCTGGGCGACAGGGACTTCGTCGGCGGATTCATCACCCGCAACTTCTGACGTCGAAACGGGCCGGCGCCCTCGGCCGGGCGCCGGCCCGGGATCCATCCCCGATAGGTACGGGTAGCGGGAGTTTTTCGAAACCAATGAGGTTCGGGGGGCGGGAATCGTGCTGTTGAACCGGATCGTGGAGAAAGCGGAAGCGTTCTTCTTCGGCCATCGCTGGCAGACCTTCGCGGTGATCGGGATCTTCACCGCCGTCATGGCGTTTTTCGCCCTTCAGCTGCACATGACCGCGGGTTTCGAGAAGCAGATGCCGATCGGACACGAGTATGTCGAGACGTTCAACAAGTACCGCGGGGACCTGTTCGGCGCGAACCGCCTGAACTTCGTCGTGAAGGCCAGGGTGGGGACGATCTGGAACCAGGAAGCGCTCACCCGCCTGTACGACGTGACGCAGGCCGTCATGTACCTGCCCAGCGTGGACCGCGTGGGAGTCCAGTCCCTGTGGACCCCCAATGCCTACGTGAACGAGATCACGGAGGAGGGATTCCGGGCGGACCAGATCATCGACGGGAGGATCACCCCGGAGGCGCTGACCCCGGAGACCGTCGCCCGCATCCGCAAGCTCACCGGCGAGGGAGGGTACATCGGGACGCTCGTGTCGCACGACCAGACCAGCGCGATGGTCACCGCGGAGATCAGCGAGATCGACCGCGAGGGGCGCAAGCTGGATTACGTCGCGTACAACCGGGTGCTGGAGGACACGATCCGGAAGAAGTACGAGGACGGCAAGTTCGAGATCCAGATCATCGGGTTCGCCAAGCAGATCGGTGAAATCGCGAACGGCGCCTCGGGAGTGCTCGAGTTCTGCGGCATAGCGCTCCTGCTCACCGCGTTCGCCGTCTACTGGTATTGCCGCTCCCTCCGGTTCACGATCCTGCCGATCGTCTGCTCCCTGACGTCGCTGGTGTGGCAGTTCGGCACCCTTCGGCTCCTCGGGTTCGGACTGGACCCGCTCGCCGTGCTCGTGCCGTTCCTGGTGTTCGCCATCGGCGTCTCCCACGGCATCCAGCAGATCAATTTCATCGTCCGCGGGCTCGCCCACGGAAAGTCCACGGAGCAGGCGGCGCGGGAAAGCTTCACCGGCCTCCTCATCCCGGGCACCCTCGCCCTCGTCACGGCGATCGTCTCCTTCATCACCCTGGTGCTGATTCCCATCCCGATGGTGCGCGAGCTGGCGATCACCGCGTCCATCGGCGTGATGTACAAGATCGTCACGAACCTGCTCATGCTCCCGCTGGCGGCGTCCTGCTTCACGTTCACGAAGGAGTACGCGGAGGGAGCGATGCTCAAGCGGGAGGCACGCTCCCGCTGGCTGCACGCGCTGGCCAGGGTGGCGGAGCCGAGGAACGCCGTCATCACGGTGATGATCACGGTCGCGATCTTCGGCATGTCCGTGTGGAAGAGCCGGGGACGGGTGATCGGTACCCTGCAGCCGGGCGCCCCGGAGCTGCGGCCGGAATCCCGCTTCAACCGCGACGCGGTCGCCATCTCGAACGCGTACGACATGGGA from bacterium includes these protein-coding regions:
- a CDS encoding DUF1329 domain-containing protein translates to MKRVLVAITIIAAAAVTAWGASPQEVARLGKDLNYAGAEKAGSKDGSIPAWEGKDVPLAGWTVGKYRGDYWKFKNEKPLFTIDASNVDKYKDKLSPGQVQWVKQTKGYKMNVYPSHRNAGYPEWIEANIRKNAAGAAKLAKGGGSIADAALPGILFPFPKDGEEILWNFLERYKGVGVQFPRTTTAVSPRPGSTEWLDPSGPQHTFYPWAKKGTTRPSQVNNLNMCIDFGYDTPPALAGQRIFICDYTDTRDRESFFYFPGQRRVRRLPAYANDAPQIGFENQYPIDTAWVYMGKGDRYDWKIVGKKEMYVPYNSFGMFDFRKKLHDVLQLKHLANESRRYELHRVWVVEATLKKGVRHTMPRRVFYFDEDTYLALVGDMYDAKGGLWKVSENYPIPIWELGGTVADFPFVSYDLTTGRYVCDQSCIGTGKDVRYFADSNDPRFKMNWFTAENLRSVSER
- a CDS encoding DUF1302 domain-containing protein, with the protein product MKTMSRSAILIGAIALMCAGTAHAFQFQASDSIKGSLDMQLTLGAGMRLLNPNPGMTGDPTRGGRNTEQWSNGDDGNLNYKKGDFFTTYLKFTPELLLKFPDDYKFMARGTALYDFKATDTRRTDLADDAKDQAARDVRLLDLWVSKDLNVGSQRARVRVGNQVISWGESIFAIGGINSTNALDFQKFTTPGTQIKEAVIPAPIVSVASGLGNGVNAEVYYQFRWNRNRLPPVGTYFSVADILGKGRQPFFVDVSGGPGTSNFGGLDLAAGGVPLDFETGIGNTLPVPFRGDVTPKNSGQYGAAVHYKPEGIPLDMGFYFMNYHDKMPVLSLMSDLTAQWTYLENRKLYGVSANFPVGNWAVGWELSYRPKDAIALSSCFGTGGPLDANINPTSAAVDCPMYIDQKKYQMHLTGILSLTPGDHGWMLDLLHADTATFTGEAVGIRYPGLSANKRFTRDIGGTTVVQVPAAGYAFWKGPRDEAGFDTVAGAGTENSFGYTVDFNWAYDNRIIKGWTVLPGVTWFQAVKGDTPTLTANYLEGAKSMNIYFLFNQNAPTRWQAGLNYTSYWGGGRDHLRQPLGDRDFVGGFITRNF
- a CDS encoding MMPL family transporter → MEKAEAFFFGHRWQTFAVIGIFTAVMAFFALQLHMTAGFEKQMPIGHEYVETFNKYRGDLFGANRLNFVVKARVGTIWNQEALTRLYDVTQAVMYLPSVDRVGVQSLWTPNAYVNEITEEGFRADQIIDGRITPEALTPETVARIRKLTGEGGYIGTLVSHDQTSAMVTAEISEIDREGRKLDYVAYNRVLEDTIRKKYEDGKFEIQIIGFAKQIGEIANGASGVLEFCGIALLLTAFAVYWYCRSLRFTILPIVCSLTSLVWQFGTLRLLGFGLDPLAVLVPFLVFAIGVSHGIQQINFIVRGLAHGKSTEQAARESFTGLLIPGTLALVTAIVSFITLVLIPIPMVRELAITASIGVMYKIVTNLLMLPLAASCFTFTKEYAEGAMLKREARSRWLHALARVAEPRNAVITVMITVAIFGMSVWKSRGRVIGTLQPGAPELRPESRFNRDAVAISNAYDMGLDWLTVVFEAPPGSDRNAAIGAFVDDFTWKMSNVPGVMSVDSYSNQVRLYNEGYNEGNPKMFVVPIDPMNTAGLNAEIARLRGYMSKDASMTAAHMYLTDHKAVTINGVIQAAKEFRNTHHLENVKVRLAAGNAGLQAAINDEVEKSELPMMLYVYAAILVLVAIAYRDLRAMLACCMPLAVGTFIGYWFMKELEIGLTVATLPVMVLAVGIGVDYAFYIYNRLQLHLGQGATIYQAMEKALAFEAMATIFTAITLAVGVVTWSFSPLKFQADMGKLLAFMFIVNLIMAMTALPAMAVVLEKILPRKSRVHVSTIMSHPVEEIRADRQGG